In one Nicotiana tomentosiformis chromosome 6, ASM39032v3, whole genome shotgun sequence genomic region, the following are encoded:
- the LOC138893554 gene encoding uncharacterized protein, producing MKNHENRPTSSCPFSEVNETNFHQAKRGRGCGPNRGHGRDRGRNSNHGNNNAPKNSPHHQQWKRKKQKHEAVQAAKAEIACYRCGGKGHWSRTCRTPKQLVELYQASLKKT from the coding sequence atgaaaaaccatgaaaacCGACCTACTAGTTCTTGTCCATTctctgaagtgaatgagacgaacttccaccaagctaagcgtggaagaggatgTGGCCCCAATCGTGGTCATGGTCGTGAtcggggaagaaactctaatcatggtaataataatgcaccaaagaactctcctcaccaccagcagtggaaaaggaagaaacaaaagcatgaagcggtgcaagcagcaaaagCAGAAattgcatgctatagatgtggaggaaaagggcattggtcacgtacatgtcgtacgccaaagcaactggttgagctgtatcaagcctccctgaagaagacataG